The Salvia splendens isolate huo1 chromosome 20, SspV2, whole genome shotgun sequence nucleotide sequence GCCTAGTAGCACCAACTCTTTCCATTGGCAGCATACTACTGCAGCAAGCTGCAATTTCAGCATCTTTTCACTACAACAATGTTGAGATTGTTGAATCAAGAGCCACTGCTGGGGTACGTCTATCAATCCACTATTGTGACAATATTCGAGATGATGCTTGCTAGCTGCTAATGTATTAGTTTGATTTTCATGGGAACAGGACTTACCGTCGCAGGAGGCGATACAAATAGCAAACAACATGACCAACCTGGGGCAGATGTACAATAGAGAAGATGCATCAACTGACATTTCGGTAAGGAGAAATGTAAACTCCTAGTGTATATGTGGATTCTCATAATAAGTATTTATTTGTAGGCCAGGGGTCAAGTTGTTGGAGATGACGGAGTGCGCGTGCATAGTTTGGTTCTTCCAGGCCTTCCCTCGAGTACAACAGTCCACTTTTCCCGGCCCGGTGAGGTGCGGTACATTCAATATATCTATTTCACTAAAAACAACGTAACAAACAATTCATATGATTCCTGGAACAGGTTTACACCGTCAAACATGATATCACCAACGTCCATTCTCTCATGCCTGGCTTGCTTCTAGCCATCAGAAAAGTCGTGCGTCTTAAGGTAATTCTAACTTCATCTCAGTTTAGGAATGCATCAAATGACAAATATATTTATGAATTTGTTACCTATGTTTATGCAGAATCTGGTCTATGGTTTGGAGAAGTTCCTGTAGCTTCACCAACACCTTCCACATTAGCCGGAGACATCACCGTAGATAGAAGCAAATGATTTATCacatcatttctttttttgagttctcaccaattttttttgaaaattcaagAGATAACCCTATTAAGATTCACATGTTACTACtatatgtttatatatttgtttctcTTCTATATTCACGCGATCAAGGCACTGGGAGACATCTTTACACGCTCTTACTCGAGACTATAATAGATGAAAAGCCTGTGTTTTGAATACAATTGTTGTGTTTTGCATTCTTCCAATGGAAACGTATATAAGAAGAATATAATCCACCATGAAGCAAGTCAACAATGCTTTCCATATACGTTGTCTTTCTCGTTTGTGGAAGCGGTCCAGCATGGCAGCTTGCCTTCGACCAGCAACTGAATCTTGTTTTTTAGCCTCCACATTAGTTTCCTTCGCTCCCTTGTAAGGCTGTGGATGGTCTGATAAACTATATGATGAAGATAAATAATATATCAGTGAAGTATTAAGGAAATCAAATACACCATTGTCATGGATATAACAGGGTAGTACTTATGCCTACTCCGAGACAAATTTATCCATCTCATGTTCTTTACCCAAGGAATTTTAAATTCATTGGCATAACATCTACTAATAGCCACACTAAATATTTACATTTCCGGtttattgatttgatttgtttaaGGAAGCACGGATAGAATACTAACATGAGCTTGACTTAAAAGACTTCACAAGACTAATAGCTTCCCAAACAGGTCACATGGGCACAAGTAATGTCAAATAGCAAGATTTGCATCATTCTGTCTCAAATAAAGATGCCCTCAAAGTGAATAATTATGCCAAGGGAGATGGATGGAGATTAGGAATAAGATAGTGTACATTCTAATGCGAGGATAAGGCAGAGATACATTTCTAGGATTATTTTCATATGGTTCATAATGCAAAGCAAATGAGCCCTTGCCACGCTGGAAAAGTCGGCACTGAAACTTGCAGGAATGCTGGAGTCTACTTTGTTGCGACTCACATGCCTTTTTTGAAGTCTTTCCACAATATTTTCCTagcaagcccaatagcagttaATCTACAAGAAACAGTATAATGATATTAACATTTTCGAAATGAAGAAACATTTTTTGGAAACAAGCATCTGATCATTTACAAAGAAGAAGTGTCTCTAGTATTCCATAGTCCctattgattaaaaaattattttataacaccaaagaaaagagaaaaaaacgtACTATATGGGATGCTGAATTTTGGCAATCCCCGTTGTCGATTCCTCTTCTGAGCTGAGCTTCTTCACCTGATAAAAAGTACCGGAGTAAGTAATATtgtgtttctattttagaaTGCCATAAAGTTTTTGTGATGGATTGTGAAAGTTGTAACATAAACAAGGACTCATTGACATCATTCTTTAACTCAAATAACCACTAATGTAGGCAACAACTTTGTGTAGAAGCAATGCAAACAGTCAATGGCGAAGCCACGTTGGTCCCcccatcaatttttttaattgcctATGTATTATATATTCAAGCAACGCTTTACATGTAATACCCGTAACTTAGTTGGTCGGAGATGTTGTCTACCAACCTAAAGGGCAGAAGTTTGAATCCTTGGCCAACATCGAATGAACCATATAATTAATAACAATGACTTGGCCCTCCATCGTAAAAATTTTCGCCACTGCAAACAGTATATCTACGACAAAGATAAATCAAGATATTCTACAATCTGTACCAGATAATATAAGCATTCGTGTccttagaaaggaaaatatgtaagtaaggaaaataggtaagcaaggaaaagaaattaattagggaatgagtattagGTCAAATCTTGCCATTTTTATGTAAGCCTTGGCCTATTTAAAAGAGGCGTATCTATTGTAATTGaatgaacaagttgaatgaataatactcatatctttcaacacGTGTCAATATCAATATTAacacaaattatatatttgatgggGATGAAGGTTCAGACAAAATAGTCACTTTTCGGGACAAGTTAGTTGTAATTTCAGAAGTCATAACCCAAGAGAATTGGAAGATAATGT carries:
- the LOC121782905 gene encoding dihydrodipicolinate reductase-like protein CRR1, chloroplastic isoform X3 — protein: MAAASTCKFHPTNYKYLQPSKRIIPYISCIAQPSQSNIKVIINGAAKEIGRAAVVAVTNARGMEIVGAVDSHLVGQDIGKLKANAVVVDFTDASAVYDNVKQATAFGMKTVVYVPRINMETVSALSAFCEKATMGCLVAPTLSIGSILLQQAAISASFHYNNVEIVESRATAGDLPSQEAIQIANNMTNLGQMYNREDASTDISARGQVVGDDGVRVHSLVLPGLPSSTTVHFSRPGEVYTVKHDITNVHSLMPGLLLAIRKVVRLKNLVYGLEKFL